The proteins below come from a single Flavobacteriales bacterium genomic window:
- a CDS encoding prepilin-type N-terminal cleavage/methylation domain-containing protein, producing the protein MQQKVNGFTLLEAMVALLLSSILVVFTFSLYHNFNQYYFIYAQQTERLNTILHFKQTFNQDWNKALLITSSEKQLFLANHQQTITYDFLDSTIVRTGNIATTFHLIPTAFSSRSNFNNEKITQIELEVDHNQQHFVFSSSKSYGIKDQVLIHKQ; encoded by the coding sequence ATGCAACAAAAAGTCAACGGTTTCACTTTATTGGAAGCAATGGTAGCTCTACTATTGTCTAGCATTTTAGTGGTCTTTACTTTTTCACTATACCATAACTTTAACCAATATTATTTTATTTACGCCCAACAAACTGAACGACTCAATACTATTTTACATTTTAAACAGACATTTAACCAAGATTGGAACAAAGCTTTATTAATCACGAGTTCCGAAAAACAACTTTTTTTAGCTAATCATCAACAAACCATTACTTATGACTTTTTAGATTCTACCATAGTTAGAACTGGAAACATTGCAACAACATTTCATTTAATTCCAACGGCATTCAGTAGTCGCTCAAATTTTAACAACGAAAAAATAACCCAAATAGAACTAGAGGTTGATCATAATCAACAGCATTTTGTATTCTCCTCTTCAAAATCATACGGGATAAAAGATCAGGTATTAATACATAAGCAGTAA
- a CDS encoding type II secretion system GspH family protein produces MNIQKKISTIFRKKVSGLSLLEVLTVLIIIGLTSLVVVRNLSPTVNNVRKKEAQFQLKLIHTFQQTYFMEFTKYSGDLEEIGYAQRLLSTEGGDANYKIELVDASINGFKARATAVVDFNQNGVMDVWEIDQSGKVVNTVKD; encoded by the coding sequence ATGAATATTCAAAAAAAAATAAGCACTATTTTCCGTAAAAAAGTTAGCGGATTGTCTTTACTAGAAGTACTTACAGTATTAATTATTATTGGACTTACCTCTTTGGTAGTCGTTAGGAATTTATCCCCTACCGTAAACAATGTTAGAAAGAAAGAAGCACAATTCCAACTGAAGCTTATTCATACGTTTCAACAAACTTATTTTATGGAGTTCACGAAATATTCTGGAGATTTAGAAGAAATTGGATATGCCCAACGCCTGTTATCCACTGAGGGAGGAGATGCCAATTATAAAATTGAACTGGTAGACGCTTCTATTAATGGATTTAAGGCCAGAGCTACAGCTGTTGTTGATTTTAATCAAAATGGCGTTATGGATGTTTGGGAAATTGATCAGTCAGGAAAAGTTGTAAACACGGTAAAAGATTAA
- a CDS encoding type II secretion system F family protein codes for MAIKLNKYQQTNRKKKVQTDASNGIIDFLNQDISFGGHRFNNKKKEQFYTDLSTLLNAGLDLNASLQLLSEEQDKADNIYAQINKDVLVGKPLALALENTQLFTKYEYQSIRIGEETGKLANIMLELKKYFENKNALRSQFIGLITYPIIVIFIAFGVLFFLMNFVVPMFIGFLKQVDAELPSVTQFVLDLSSAFSEWYKPVLGVLVIILAFFYFQRKTEWYRKYSGIVLLKIPIVGKMMQRVYLTRFCQSMSLLTKSKVQLIEALNMTAQMVDFYPIEQSLQRIEKSILKGNTLYDSMREESVFEKRMVSMIRVGEEVNKLDEIFAKLTAQYSDSVESQSKLLKSIVEPILIIVVGGVVALVAMAMILPIFKMSSSMEF; via the coding sequence TTGGCAATAAAACTCAATAAATATCAACAAACTAATCGAAAGAAGAAAGTACAAACGGATGCTTCTAATGGGATCATCGATTTCTTAAACCAAGACATTTCTTTTGGAGGTCATCGTTTTAACAACAAGAAAAAAGAACAGTTCTACACTGATTTATCCACCCTTCTAAATGCTGGATTAGACCTAAACGCCTCTTTACAACTATTGTCTGAAGAACAAGATAAAGCGGATAATATTTATGCCCAAATCAACAAAGATGTTCTAGTTGGGAAGCCATTAGCTTTGGCACTAGAAAACACCCAACTATTCACAAAATACGAATATCAAAGTATTAGGATTGGTGAAGAAACTGGTAAGCTAGCCAATATTATGCTAGAGCTTAAAAAATATTTTGAAAATAAAAATGCGCTAAGAAGTCAGTTCATTGGACTAATTACCTACCCTATTATTGTTATTTTTATTGCCTTTGGAGTGCTCTTTTTCTTAATGAACTTTGTTGTTCCCATGTTTATAGGGTTCCTAAAACAAGTGGATGCTGAACTTCCTTCTGTAACGCAATTCGTCTTAGATTTATCTTCTGCATTTTCGGAATGGTACAAACCGGTTCTAGGGGTATTGGTGATCATTTTGGCATTCTTTTATTTTCAACGTAAAACAGAATGGTATCGTAAATACTCTGGTATTGTTTTATTAAAAATTCCTATCGTAGGAAAGATGATGCAACGCGTCTACTTAACCCGTTTTTGTCAATCCATGAGTCTACTAACCAAATCAAAAGTTCAGCTTATCGAAGCCTTAAACATGACTGCTCAAATGGTTGACTTTTATCCTATAGAGCAAAGTCTTCAACGTATTGAAAAATCTATTTTAAAAGGAAACACTTTATACGATAGTATGCGTGAAGAAAGTGTCTTTGAAAAACGAATGGTCTCTATGATTAGAGTTGGTGAAGAAGTCAACAAGTTGGATGAAATTTTTGCTAAACTAACCGCTCAGTATAGTGACTCTGTAGAAAGCCAATCTAAACTATTAAAAAGCATTGTTGAACCAATTTTAATTATTGTCGTAGGAGGAGTAGTTGCCCTGGTTGCTATGGCTATGATTTTACCTATATTTAAGATGAGTTCATCTATGGAATTCTAA